One Thermococcus eurythermalis DNA segment encodes these proteins:
- a CDS encoding ADP-specific glucokinase, giving the protein MTWDSLYSSAFEGIRKSIEKVGGVLLAYNTNIDAIRYLDPKDLEERVEKAGKEEVFRYSEELPKKITSVQHLLGGILWSVRRGKAAELYVESCPVRFYMKGWGWDELRMGGQVGIMANLLGGVYNVPVIAHVPQLSRLQAELFKDGPIYVPKLENGELKLVHPKEFQADEENCIHYIYEFPRGFRVFDFEAPRENRFIASADDYNPNVYIRPEFKEAFEEIAGKVELAIISGLQALTEENYREPMETIRGHLEVLNEKGIPAHLEFAFTPDEKVREEILKLLPHFWSVGLNEVELASIMEVLGEKVIAEKLLAHDPVDPVAVTEAMLKLAEKTGVRRIHFHTYGYYLALTEYRGKFVRDALLFAALAAAAKAKLGDVSSIDDVVKAMDVPVNEKARAVEEKLVAEYGMKDGIAEVNGYQLAFIPTKIVAKPKSTVGIGDTISSSAFVGEFALR; this is encoded by the coding sequence ATGACGTGGGACTCTCTTTATTCGTCGGCCTTTGAGGGGATTCGGAAGAGCATTGAAAAGGTCGGTGGAGTTCTCCTCGCATACAACACCAACATAGACGCAATAAGGTACCTCGACCCGAAAGACCTTGAGGAGAGGGTCGAGAAGGCCGGGAAGGAAGAGGTCTTCCGCTATTCTGAAGAGCTCCCGAAGAAGATAACCTCCGTCCAGCACCTCCTTGGGGGAATCCTCTGGAGCGTCAGGAGAGGAAAGGCCGCTGAGCTCTACGTTGAGAGCTGTCCCGTCCGCTTCTACATGAAGGGGTGGGGATGGGACGAGCTCAGGATGGGCGGCCAGGTCGGAATAATGGCCAACCTCCTCGGCGGTGTTTACAACGTCCCTGTTATAGCTCACGTTCCCCAGCTCTCAAGGCTCCAGGCTGAGCTCTTCAAGGACGGCCCGATTTACGTGCCCAAGCTTGAGAACGGAGAGCTCAAGCTCGTTCACCCCAAGGAGTTCCAGGCCGACGAGGAGAACTGCATCCACTACATCTACGAGTTCCCGCGCGGGTTTAGAGTCTTCGACTTTGAGGCGCCGAGGGAGAACCGCTTCATAGCTTCTGCCGACGACTACAACCCGAACGTCTACATAAGGCCCGAGTTCAAGGAGGCCTTTGAGGAGATTGCCGGAAAGGTCGAGCTGGCGATAATAAGCGGCCTCCAGGCCCTCACCGAGGAGAACTACCGCGAGCCAATGGAGACGATAAGGGGGCACCTTGAGGTTCTCAACGAGAAGGGAATTCCTGCCCACCTTGAGTTCGCCTTCACGCCGGACGAGAAGGTCAGGGAGGAGATACTCAAACTTTTACCTCACTTCTGGAGCGTCGGCCTGAACGAGGTCGAGCTCGCCTCGATAATGGAAGTCCTCGGAGAGAAGGTCATCGCTGAGAAGCTCCTTGCCCATGACCCCGTTGACCCGGTAGCGGTCACCGAGGCAATGCTCAAGCTCGCCGAGAAGACTGGAGTGAGAAGGATACACTTCCACACCTACGGCTACTACCTCGCCCTGACCGAGTACAGGGGGAAGTTCGTTAGGGACGCACTCCTCTTCGCGGCTTTAGCTGCTGCCGCCAAGGCGAAACTCGGTGATGTCAGCTCGATAGACGACGTTGTCAAGGCGATGGACGTCCCCGTGAACGAGAAGGCCAGGGCCGTGGAGGAGAAGCTCGTCGCGGAGTACGGCATGAAGGACGGCATCGCGGAGGTCAACGGTTACCAGCTCGCATTTATCCCGACGAAGATAGTCGCGAAGCCCAAGAGCACCGTAGGAATCGGCGATACCATCTCAAGCTCCGCCTTCGTCGGCGAGTTTGCCCTCCGCTGA
- a CDS encoding proteasome assembly chaperone family protein, which translates to MKETMIYLLERPQLRDPVFIEGLPGIGLVGKLAAEHLIQELNAVKFAELYSPHFMHQVIIKKGSIVELMKNEFYYWVNPDENGRDLIIITGDQQVPPTDSPGHYEVVGKMLDLVQELGVREIITMGGYQVPELQGEPRVLAAVTHEELVDYYKEKLKDCSVEVVWREDEGGAIVGAAGLLLGMGKLRSMYGISILGESLGYIVDAKAAKAVLTAVTKILGIELDMTALEERAKETEEILQKVQEMQRAMLEQTMPPAPEEEDRGYL; encoded by the coding sequence ATGAAAGAAACAATGATTTACCTGCTCGAGAGGCCCCAGCTCAGGGATCCGGTCTTCATAGAGGGCCTCCCTGGCATAGGCCTCGTTGGAAAGCTCGCCGCGGAGCACCTCATCCAGGAGCTCAACGCGGTAAAGTTCGCCGAACTTTACTCACCGCACTTCATGCACCAGGTCATTATAAAGAAGGGCTCAATCGTCGAGCTCATGAAAAACGAGTTCTACTACTGGGTGAACCCCGACGAAAACGGAAGGGACCTAATCATCATCACCGGCGACCAGCAGGTTCCGCCGACGGACAGTCCCGGCCACTATGAGGTGGTTGGGAAAATGCTCGACCTCGTTCAGGAACTCGGCGTCAGGGAGATAATAACGATGGGTGGCTACCAGGTGCCGGAGCTCCAGGGTGAGCCGAGGGTCTTAGCGGCAGTAACCCATGAGGAGCTTGTGGATTATTACAAGGAGAAGCTCAAGGACTGCTCCGTCGAGGTGGTCTGGAGGGAAGACGAGGGAGGAGCGATAGTTGGTGCGGCTGGTCTTCTCCTCGGAATGGGCAAGCTCCGCTCGATGTACGGTATAAGCATACTCGGCGAGAGCCTCGGCTACATCGTTGACGCTAAGGCCGCCAAGGCCGTCCTGACGGCGGTCACGAAGATACTCGGAATAGAGCTCGACATGACCGCCCTCGAGGAGCGCGCAAAGGAGACAGAGGAGATACTCCAGAAGGTTCAGGAGATGCAGAGGGCGATGCTCGAGCAGACAATGCCCCCAGCTCCGGAGGAAGAGGACAGGGGTTATCTCTGA
- a CDS encoding tetratricopeptide repeat protein, translating to MEELLKALEEKDTKKVANLLYYKVDELSDEELKEVLEGAEKLALEKKDYELYKLVVYYYHEFLGVDKIAEFEKLAEKEGGFEAKFHLADLYFLIGELEKSLELFRALLEEEVAKGNVENAAKVYYSMATIHEELQEYEKALELIEKVKELYEELGDERELLRVEIHRGYITFEAGDTYQAKAIIAGVLPKILNDNELLVEAHLSFEEMFEEEENYDAALQECLYALIRARGTDYEDIAFGALMDVLWQLFLDDDFETVYLNIDMFANAFPDMKDFFEAVKALALFKDGKIEEEEAKKAIEKVKDPRLIEMLKVLGEAEL from the coding sequence ATGGAAGAGCTTCTGAAGGCTTTGGAAGAAAAGGACACCAAAAAGGTGGCCAACCTGCTCTACTACAAGGTTGACGAGCTGAGCGACGAGGAGCTCAAGGAGGTTCTTGAGGGGGCCGAAAAGCTTGCCCTCGAAAAGAAGGACTACGAGCTCTACAAGCTGGTCGTCTACTACTACCACGAGTTCCTCGGTGTTGATAAGATAGCCGAGTTCGAGAAGCTGGCGGAGAAGGAAGGGGGCTTTGAGGCGAAGTTCCACCTGGCCGACCTTTACTTCCTGATAGGCGAGCTTGAGAAGAGCCTTGAGCTGTTCAGGGCCCTGCTTGAAGAGGAAGTCGCCAAGGGCAACGTCGAGAACGCCGCGAAGGTGTACTACAGCATGGCGACCATCCACGAGGAACTGCAGGAGTACGAGAAGGCACTTGAGCTCATTGAGAAGGTAAAGGAGCTCTACGAGGAGCTAGGCGACGAGAGGGAACTCCTGAGGGTCGAAATCCACAGGGGCTACATAACCTTCGAGGCCGGCGACACCTATCAGGCCAAGGCAATAATCGCCGGTGTCCTGCCCAAGATCCTCAACGACAACGAGCTCCTCGTGGAGGCCCACCTCAGCTTCGAGGAGATGTTCGAGGAGGAAGAGAACTACGACGCGGCCCTGCAGGAGTGCCTCTACGCCCTCATAAGGGCCAGGGGGACGGACTACGAGGACATAGCCTTCGGCGCCCTCATGGACGTGCTGTGGCAGCTCTTCCTCGACGACGACTTCGAGACCGTATACCTCAACATAGACATGTTCGCCAACGCGTTCCCGGACATGAAGGACTTCTTTGAGGCCGTGAAGGCACTGGCGCTCTTCAAAGACGGAAAGATCGAAGAGGAGGAGGCCAAGAAGGCAATCGAGAAGGTCAAAGACCCGAGGCTTATTGAGATGCTCAAAGTCCTCGGGGAGGCGGAGCTTTAG
- a CDS encoding cation diffusion facilitator family transporter yields MGHHHHHHAHGVKGRVLFSFALNIVITLAEVVGGILSGSLALLSDSLHNFSDSMSLLASYFAIKIGERKANEKYTFGYRRAEVLVAFINSAVLVGVSLFLLVEAYRRFRSPEPIDGPLMLGVALIGLLANLFSVLLLHGHAHSLNVRSAYLHLLTDTLSSVAVVAGGIAIIKWNAFWVDPLVTVFISLYILREAYGILRESIEVLMEASPDLDLKAIREEIEGIPGVKNAHHFHAWRVGENEVHFECHVEVDDMPLSEAQKIIDEVEDRLEKFGVTHVTVQLEVDRCEGKNLLCPKKDKK; encoded by the coding sequence ATGGGCCACCACCATCACCACCACGCTCACGGGGTAAAAGGAAGGGTGCTCTTCTCGTTCGCGCTCAACATCGTCATAACCCTCGCCGAGGTAGTCGGGGGTATCCTTTCAGGCAGTCTGGCGCTCCTAAGCGACTCCCTCCACAACTTCAGCGACAGCATGAGCCTGCTCGCGAGCTACTTCGCAATAAAAATCGGCGAGCGGAAGGCCAACGAGAAGTACACCTTCGGCTACAGGCGTGCCGAAGTCCTCGTGGCGTTCATCAACTCGGCCGTCCTCGTGGGCGTCTCGCTCTTCCTCCTCGTTGAAGCCTACAGGCGCTTTAGGAGTCCAGAGCCGATAGACGGCCCTCTGATGCTCGGCGTGGCCTTAATCGGCCTCCTTGCAAACCTGTTCTCTGTCCTACTCCTCCACGGGCACGCGCACAGCCTCAACGTCCGCTCCGCCTACCTTCACCTGCTGACGGATACCCTCTCATCGGTGGCCGTCGTCGCCGGCGGAATCGCGATAATCAAGTGGAACGCCTTTTGGGTTGACCCGCTCGTGACTGTCTTCATATCGCTCTACATCCTCCGCGAGGCGTATGGAATCCTCAGGGAGAGCATTGAGGTTCTCATGGAAGCCTCCCCCGACCTCGACCTTAAGGCGATAAGGGAGGAGATTGAGGGCATTCCGGGCGTTAAGAACGCGCACCACTTCCACGCCTGGCGCGTCGGAGAGAACGAAGTCCACTTCGAGTGCCACGTTGAGGTTGACGACATGCCCCTCAGTGAGGCGCAGAAGATTATTGATGAGGTCGAAGACAGACTGGAGAAGTTTGGCGTAACCCACGTTACAGTCCAGCTTGAGGTGGACAGGTGTGAGGGCAAGAACCTTCTGTGCCCTAAAAAGGACAAGAAATGA
- a CDS encoding 30S ribosomal protein S27e, giving the protein MALPKNLIPMPRSRFLRVKCIDCGNEQIVFSHPATKVRCLVCGATLVEPTGGKGVIKAKILDVLE; this is encoded by the coding sequence ATGGCGCTCCCGAAGAACCTCATCCCGATGCCGAGGAGCAGGTTCCTCCGCGTCAAGTGCATAGACTGCGGCAACGAGCAGATAGTCTTCAGCCACCCGGCGACCAAGGTCAGGTGCCTGGTCTGCGGTGCAACGCTCGTCGAGCCGACCGGCGGTAAGGGCGTCATCAAGGCGAAGATTCTCGACGTCCTTGAGTGA
- a CDS encoding KH domain-containing protein encodes MRDRLEKMLNVEILDIEETDDKIVVYVPADKVRIAVGSGGAAVKAAELVIGKKIEVRAKE; translated from the coding sequence ATGAGGGACAGGCTTGAAAAGATGCTGAACGTGGAAATACTCGACATTGAGGAGACCGACGATAAGATTGTCGTCTACGTTCCCGCTGACAAGGTGAGGATAGCCGTTGGGAGCGGCGGTGCCGCCGTTAAGGCCGCCGAGCTTGTAATCGGGAAGAAGATTGAAGTCCGCGCCAAGGAGTGA
- a CDS encoding TraB domain-containing protein, whose translation MNYLRYVKIIGTMHVSPRSREEVIRTILSERPHAVAIELDRARFLGMEQKVELTLEESLKLGRRGLINYALAKVEERLGETFGMSPGEEMKAAIESARLLGVPVYLIDENIGVILAKIASAPFREKLLMALEGLSVFLPLGKAEIGDPMEEYRTMMVEFRRRYPYLYRVLVEERNVVMARNLIAIVDSLLARGVKKPKVIAVVGLGHKPGIERLLNGRYVYMVRDKTSQGIGHEGQA comes from the coding sequence ATGAACTACCTGCGCTACGTCAAAATCATAGGGACGATGCACGTCTCGCCAAGGAGCAGGGAAGAGGTAATAAGGACGATTTTGAGCGAAAGGCCCCACGCCGTTGCGATTGAGCTTGACAGGGCCCGGTTCCTTGGAATGGAGCAAAAGGTAGAGCTGACGCTGGAGGAGTCCCTGAAGCTTGGGAGGAGGGGGCTCATAAACTACGCCCTCGCCAAGGTTGAGGAGAGGCTCGGGGAGACCTTTGGAATGTCGCCGGGGGAGGAGATGAAGGCGGCAATCGAGTCCGCGAGGCTCCTTGGGGTGCCCGTGTATCTGATCGACGAGAACATCGGGGTAATCCTTGCAAAGATAGCATCTGCCCCCTTCAGGGAGAAGCTCCTGATGGCGCTGGAAGGCCTGAGCGTTTTTCTCCCCCTTGGAAAAGCCGAGATTGGAGACCCAATGGAGGAGTACAGGACGATGATGGTCGAGTTCAGGCGCCGCTACCCGTACCTCTACCGCGTTCTCGTCGAGGAGAGGAACGTGGTGATGGCCAGAAATCTAATCGCGATAGTTGACTCGCTCCTGGCGAGGGGAGTTAAGAAACCAAAGGTTATAGCGGTCGTGGGTCTCGGCCACAAACCTGGAATAGAGAGACTCCTGAACGGACGTTACGTTTATATGGTGCGGGACAAAACATCTCAGGGGATTGGCCATGAGGGACAGGCTTGA
- the pgiA gene encoding glucose-6-phosphate isomerase, whose translation MEYKKPLGVKIEENGVIPGAKKLVRRLSDMKGYFLDEEAYEELLKEDPVVYEVYAVEQEEKDGDLNFATTVLYPGKVGKEFFFTKGHFHARADRAEIYYGIKGKGGMLLQTPEGEVEWIPMEPGTVVYVPPYWAHRTVNTGDEPFIFLAIYPADAGHDYGSIKEKGFAKLVIEEDGEVKLVDNPRWKE comes from the coding sequence ATGGAGTACAAGAAGCCCCTCGGTGTTAAGATTGAGGAGAACGGGGTAATCCCCGGCGCCAAGAAGCTCGTTAGAAGGCTCAGCGACATGAAGGGCTACTTCCTCGACGAGGAGGCCTACGAGGAGCTCCTCAAGGAAGACCCGGTCGTCTATGAGGTCTACGCCGTTGAGCAGGAGGAGAAGGACGGCGACCTCAACTTCGCCACGACCGTTCTCTATCCCGGCAAGGTCGGGAAGGAGTTCTTCTTCACCAAGGGTCACTTCCACGCCAGGGCCGACAGGGCCGAGATATACTACGGCATCAAGGGTAAGGGCGGAATGCTCCTCCAGACCCCGGAGGGAGAGGTCGAGTGGATTCCGATGGAGCCTGGAACCGTCGTCTACGTCCCGCCGTACTGGGCCCACAGGACAGTTAACACCGGTGACGAGCCCTTCATCTTCCTGGCGATATACCCCGCCGACGCCGGCCACGACTACGGCTCGATAAAGGAGAAGGGCTTCGCCAAGCTCGTGATTGAAGAGGACGGCGAAGTCAAGCTCGTTGATAACCCCAGATGGAAGGAGTGA
- a CDS encoding ribonuclease Z, which yields MLEVVFLGTGGIMPTRERNVPAVAIRYKGEILLFDVGEGTIRQMNTAKLSPMKVDRIFITHFHGDHYLGLAALIQTMNLWNREKPLHIYGPKYTFEFVQHFLNSGFFRPGFDIHVHELGETRLKFKDYEVWSFKVEHGIPALGYVFKEKDRRGKFLPEKLREYGLKPGPILGKLEREGKIEWNGRTIRLEDVTGPRRRGVKIAYTGDTEPCERVRLFSERADLLIHDATYLSGEDRGESYHSTVEEACEVAKKARVKLLALLHRAFRYSYEEYLSGASRACREFGVDFVVPRDFDVLTYRSGAWHKSNLLEGER from the coding sequence ATGCTTGAAGTGGTTTTTCTCGGTACCGGCGGGATAATGCCCACGCGCGAGAGGAACGTGCCTGCCGTGGCCATCAGGTATAAGGGCGAGATTCTGCTCTTCGACGTGGGGGAGGGCACGATACGGCAGATGAACACCGCGAAGCTCAGCCCCATGAAGGTTGACAGAATTTTCATCACGCACTTTCACGGCGACCACTACCTCGGCCTGGCCGCGTTAATTCAGACGATGAACCTCTGGAACCGCGAAAAGCCCCTCCACATCTACGGCCCGAAGTACACATTCGAGTTCGTCCAGCACTTCCTCAACAGCGGCTTTTTCAGGCCCGGCTTCGACATCCACGTCCACGAGCTCGGCGAGACGAGGCTGAAGTTCAAGGATTACGAGGTGTGGAGCTTCAAGGTGGAGCACGGGATTCCGGCTTTAGGTTACGTCTTCAAGGAAAAGGACAGGCGCGGAAAGTTCCTCCCCGAGAAGCTGAGGGAGTACGGCCTTAAGCCGGGCCCCATCCTCGGAAAGCTTGAGAGGGAGGGCAAGATAGAATGGAACGGCCGGACAATCCGCCTCGAAGACGTCACCGGGCCGAGGAGACGGGGGGTTAAGATAGCGTACACGGGCGACACAGAGCCGTGCGAGAGGGTGAGGCTGTTCTCGGAGAGGGCAGACCTGCTGATTCACGACGCGACTTACCTGAGCGGTGAAGACCGGGGCGAGAGCTACCATTCGACGGTTGAGGAGGCCTGTGAGGTCGCAAAGAAAGCCAGGGTGAAGCTCTTAGCGCTCCTCCACAGGGCCTTCCGGTACAGCTACGAGGAATACCTGAGCGGGGCTTCGAGGGCGTGCCGTGAATTCGGAGTGGACTTCGTGGTTCCGAGGGACTTTGACGTCCTGACGTACAGGTCTGGAGCCTGGCACAAGTCAAACCTGCTGGAGGGAGAGAGATGA
- a CDS encoding translation initiation factor IF-2 subunit alpha, with product MPRKAKEFPEEGEFVVATVKNIHPYGAFLSLDEYPGKEGFMHISEVAPTWVKNIRDYVKEGQKVVVKVIRVDPEKGHIDLSLKRVNQQQRKAKLQEYKRAQKAENLLKMAAEKLGKDFETAWREVWVPLEEEYGEVYAAFEDAAQNGIEVLQGLIPDEWIEALKPIIEAYVEIPTVTIDAEFEITVPKPNGIEIIKEALIRARDRANEEKDIDVKFTYQGAPRYRIDITAPDYYKAEEVLESIADEILRVIKEAGGEATLIRKEKRIRKIKRR from the coding sequence ATGCCAAGGAAAGCCAAGGAGTTTCCCGAAGAGGGAGAGTTTGTCGTTGCTACCGTCAAGAACATCCACCCGTATGGAGCGTTCCTTTCCCTTGACGAGTATCCCGGTAAAGAGGGCTTCATGCACATAAGCGAGGTCGCTCCAACCTGGGTCAAGAACATCAGGGACTACGTGAAGGAGGGGCAGAAGGTAGTTGTCAAGGTCATCCGCGTTGACCCCGAGAAGGGCCACATAGACCTGAGCCTCAAGAGGGTAAACCAGCAGCAGAGGAAGGCCAAGCTCCAGGAGTACAAGAGGGCCCAGAAGGCCGAGAACCTTCTCAAGATGGCGGCCGAAAAGCTCGGCAAGGACTTCGAGACGGCCTGGAGAGAGGTCTGGGTTCCCCTCGAAGAAGAGTACGGTGAGGTCTACGCCGCATTTGAGGACGCCGCCCAGAACGGCATCGAGGTTCTGCAGGGACTTATCCCAGATGAGTGGATTGAGGCCCTGAAGCCCATCATCGAGGCCTACGTCGAGATTCCGACGGTCACCATCGATGCCGAGTTCGAGATAACCGTCCCGAAGCCCAACGGAATCGAGATAATCAAGGAGGCCCTCATAAGGGCCCGCGACAGGGCAAACGAAGAGAAGGACATTGACGTCAAGTTCACCTACCAGGGCGCCCCGCGCTACAGGATTGACATAACTGCACCAGACTACTACAAGGCCGAGGAAGTCCTTGAGAGCATAGCGGACGAGATACTCCGCGTTATAAAGGAAGCGGGCGGCGAAGCGACCCTCATAAGGAAGGAGAAGCGCATAAGGAAGATAAAGAGGAGGTAA
- a CDS encoding RNA-protein complex protein Nop10, with the protein MRFRIRKCPECGRYTLKETCPLCGAKTKVAHPPRFSPEDPYGEYRRRWKREVLGIGVRE; encoded by the coding sequence ATGAGGTTCCGCATAAGGAAGTGTCCCGAATGCGGGCGCTACACCCTTAAGGAGACCTGCCCCCTCTGCGGGGCCAAGACCAAGGTAGCCCACCCGCCGCGCTTCTCGCCAGAAGACCCGTACGGCGAGTACAGGCGCAGGTGGAAGCGGGAAGTCCTCGGTATAGGGGTGAGAGAATGA
- a CDS encoding mannose-1-phosphate guanylyltransferase/mannose-6-phosphate isomerase encodes MKTVILAGGKGTRLWPLSRELMPKQFVRFLDDRSLFQKTVERALMFSKPSEIFIVTNRNYRFRVLDDLRELGVEIPEDNILLEPSAKNTLPAILWATLRIEEEFGDSVVAVLPSDHLIEVNEAYERAFENAEKLAKDYLVTFGIKPTRPHTGYGYIKPSEKIKEDGKIIGYRVDEFKEKPDLETAKRYVENGYYWNSGMFAFSSSLFIEEVRKHAPEVWEAFEESGDIEEAYNRVPEISIDYGVMEKTDKAAVVPLNMKWSDLGSFDAIYEVLEKDSDGNAVRVRGKKGYHVGVDSRNNLIMTERLTATVGVEDLIIIDTGDALLVAKKGESQKVKEVYKALKGLGDERVIVHRTAYRPWGSYTVLEEGERYKIKRLTVLPGKKLSLQMHYHRSEHWVVVRGTAKVLVGDKEILLRPGESTFIPAGVKHRLENPGRVVLEVIETQIGEYLGEDDIVRFEDDFGRG; translated from the coding sequence GTGAAGACCGTAATCTTAGCGGGCGGAAAGGGAACCCGTCTGTGGCCCCTGAGCAGGGAGCTGATGCCGAAGCAGTTCGTCCGCTTCCTCGACGATAGGAGCCTGTTCCAGAAGACCGTTGAGAGGGCCCTGATGTTCTCGAAGCCGAGCGAGATATTCATCGTAACCAACAGGAACTACCGCTTCCGCGTTCTGGACGACCTTAGGGAGCTCGGTGTTGAAATCCCCGAGGACAACATCCTCCTCGAGCCGAGCGCAAAGAACACCCTGCCCGCCATCCTCTGGGCGACGCTCAGGATAGAGGAGGAGTTCGGGGACTCTGTCGTCGCTGTCCTGCCCAGCGACCACCTCATAGAGGTCAACGAGGCCTACGAGAGGGCCTTTGAGAACGCCGAAAAGCTTGCCAAAGATTATCTCGTCACCTTTGGAATCAAGCCTACCAGGCCCCACACTGGCTACGGTTACATAAAGCCGAGCGAAAAAATCAAGGAAGACGGAAAAATAATCGGCTACCGGGTAGACGAGTTCAAGGAGAAGCCCGACCTCGAGACCGCCAAGAGGTACGTCGAGAACGGCTACTACTGGAACAGCGGCATGTTCGCCTTTTCGAGCTCGCTATTTATCGAGGAGGTCAGGAAGCACGCCCCCGAGGTCTGGGAGGCCTTTGAGGAGAGCGGCGACATCGAGGAAGCCTACAACCGCGTCCCGGAGATAAGCATAGACTACGGCGTCATGGAGAAGACGGACAAAGCCGCTGTGGTGCCGCTCAACATGAAGTGGAGCGACCTCGGCAGCTTCGACGCCATCTACGAAGTCCTTGAGAAGGACTCCGACGGAAACGCGGTAAGGGTTCGCGGGAAGAAGGGCTACCATGTTGGCGTCGACTCCAGAAACAACCTCATCATGACGGAGAGGCTCACTGCAACGGTGGGCGTTGAGGACTTAATCATCATTGACACCGGAGATGCCCTGCTCGTGGCAAAGAAGGGCGAGAGCCAGAAGGTCAAGGAGGTGTACAAGGCCCTGAAGGGGCTCGGAGACGAGCGCGTCATTGTTCATAGGACAGCCTACAGGCCCTGGGGAAGCTACACCGTCCTTGAGGAGGGCGAGCGCTACAAGATAAAGCGTCTCACCGTCCTCCCCGGTAAGAAGCTCTCCCTTCAGATGCACTACCACCGCTCCGAGCACTGGGTCGTTGTCAGGGGCACAGCGAAGGTGCTCGTGGGCGACAAGGAGATACTCCTCAGGCCGGGAGAGAGCACGTTCATTCCGGCCGGCGTTAAGCACCGCCTTGAGAACCCCGGCAGGGTAGTCCTTGAGGTTATAGAGACACAGATTGGTGAGTACCTCGGCGAAGACGACATAGTCCGCTTTGAGGACGACTTCGGCAGGGGATAA
- the glmM gene encoding phosphoglucosamine mutase: protein MGRLFGTFGVRGIANEKITPEFALKMGMAFGTMLKREGRERPVVVVGRDTRVSGEMLKDALISGLLSVGCDVIDVGIAPTPAIQWATNHFRADGGAVITASHNPPEYNGIKLLEPNGMGLKKEREAVVEEVFFNEDFERAKWYEIGEVRKEEVIKPYIEAIKSRVDVEAIKKRRPFVVVDTSNGAGSLTLPYLLRELGCKVVSVNAHPDGHFPARNPEPNEENLGEFKEIVKALGADFGVAQDGDADRAVFIDENGRFIQGDKTFALVADAVLRENGGGLLVTTIATSNLLDDIAKRNNAKVMRTKVGDLIVARALLENNGTIGGEENGGVIFPDFVLGRDGAMTTAKIVEIFAKSGKKFSELIDELPKYYQFKTKRKVEGDRKAIVAKVAELAKARGYTVDTTDGTKIIFEDGWVLVRASGTEPIIRVFSEAKSEETAKEYLELGLRLLEEVLGA, encoded by the coding sequence ATGGGAAGGCTCTTCGGAACATTCGGCGTCAGGGGGATAGCGAACGAAAAGATAACCCCGGAGTTCGCCCTTAAGATGGGCATGGCCTTCGGAACGATGCTCAAGAGGGAAGGAAGGGAAAGGCCCGTCGTCGTTGTCGGCAGGGACACGAGGGTAAGCGGTGAAATGCTGAAGGACGCTCTAATCAGCGGGCTCCTCAGCGTCGGCTGTGACGTCATCGACGTTGGGATCGCCCCCACTCCGGCCATACAGTGGGCGACCAACCACTTCAGGGCCGACGGTGGCGCCGTTATAACCGCTTCCCACAACCCGCCCGAATACAACGGCATAAAGCTCCTTGAGCCGAACGGCATGGGGCTGAAGAAAGAGCGCGAGGCGGTTGTTGAGGAAGTCTTCTTCAACGAGGACTTTGAGAGGGCGAAGTGGTACGAAATCGGCGAGGTCAGGAAGGAGGAGGTAATCAAGCCGTACATAGAGGCGATAAAGAGCAGGGTCGATGTGGAGGCAATAAAGAAGAGGAGGCCCTTCGTTGTCGTTGACACTTCAAACGGTGCTGGCTCTCTCACCCTGCCCTACCTGCTCAGGGAGCTTGGGTGCAAAGTCGTCAGCGTGAATGCCCACCCGGACGGCCACTTCCCGGCCAGAAACCCCGAGCCGAACGAGGAGAACCTCGGGGAGTTCAAGGAGATAGTCAAGGCCCTCGGCGCGGACTTCGGAGTTGCTCAGGACGGTGACGCGGACAGGGCAGTGTTCATAGACGAGAACGGACGCTTCATTCAGGGTGACAAGACGTTCGCTCTGGTTGCCGATGCAGTCCTGAGGGAGAATGGCGGTGGGCTCCTCGTCACGACTATAGCAACTTCCAACCTTCTCGACGACATAGCCAAGAGGAACAACGCGAAAGTCATGAGAACTAAAGTCGGTGACCTCATAGTCGCGAGGGCTTTGCTTGAGAACAACGGAACCATCGGCGGCGAGGAGAACGGTGGAGTCATCTTCCCGGACTTCGTCCTCGGAAGGGACGGCGCGATGACCACCGCGAAGATAGTCGAGATTTTCGCCAAGAGCGGGAAGAAGTTCAGCGAGCTGATAGACGAGCTCCCGAAGTACTACCAGTTCAAGACGAAGAGGAAGGTGGAAGGCGACAGGAAGGCGATTGTGGCAAAAGTGGCCGAACTCGCCAAAGCGAGGGGCTACACCGTTGACACCACCGACGGAACAAAGATAATCTTCGAGGACGGCTGGGTTCTGGTTAGAGCGAGCGGAACCGAGCCGATAATCAGGGTCTTCAGCGAGGCAAAGAGTGAGGAGACGGCCAAGGAGTACCTTGAGCTGGGCCTCAGGCTTCTGGAGGAAGTTCTTGGGGCTTAG